The DNA region TGGGTCACCTCGCGGGCGGTGTCGATGAACTCTCGACCCTCCTCGATGCCTTCGAGGTAGCCGATGACGACGTCGGTGTCGGGGTCGTCACCCCACTCGGCGACGAAGTCCGTCTCGTCCAAAACGGCCTTGTTACCGAGCGAGACGACGTCTTTGAAGCCGACGCCCTCGTCGTTGGCCCAGTCGAGGACGGCGGTGATGAACGCGCCCGACTGGCTCATGAACGAGAGGCCGCCTTCGAGGGCGTTGTCGGGGCCGAACGTGGCGTTCATCCCGTTCGGCGTGCTCATGATTCCGAGGCTGTTCGGTCCGACGAGGTTGATGTCGTGTTCCTCGGCGACCTCACGGAGCTCTCGCTCGCGGGCCGCGCCCTCACTACCGGTTTCGCCGAACCCGGCGGTGATGACGACGACGTTCTCCACGCCGCTCTCGCCGGCCTGGCGGACGGCGTCGACCGCGATCTGCGGCGGGACGACGACCACCGCGAGGTCGGCGTCGCTCTCGCCGACGGAGTCGACACACGAGAGTCCGAGCACCTCGTCGTAGTTGGGGTTCACCGGCACGACCTCGCCGTCGTAGTCGTCGACGAGGTTCTGCGTGATGGCGCGGCCGATGGATCCTTCACGCGCGGTCGCGCCGACGACGGCGATGCGTCCCGGCGCGAACAGTTCAGATAGCGCTCCCATCGTCTCTGTGTACCGTCTCTCGGCGCATAAGTTCGGGTGTGTGCGCCGTAACGTGGTCCGAGCTGTCACTCACCGACGACCGTGATCGATTTACAGCTGACGTGAGCCGGATTCAGCAGACGCGGTCCCCGCGGGCGACGCGGGGGTTCACCCGCGCAGTAGGAGGCGCGTCCCCCAGCCGGACAGGCCCACCGCGAGGAACGCGGCGGCGAGGTGGAGTTCGGAGAGCCAGTAGGGAACCGGAAGGACGTGATGGAGCGAATCGAGCAGCAGCGAGAGGACGGGGACGTCGCGGCTCTGCGGCGACTCGTCGCCGACGTCGTCCCCGGAGACGTCGTACGGTTCACCGCCCGACTCGCCGACCGAGACGCGGTCGGCCTCGTACGGTAACGACTGGACGGTGTAGCTGGCGACGACATCGCCCTCGCGGCTCACCTCGACGACGCGGTCGTTTCGACTGTCGGTGATGAGCGTGTTGCCGTTCGGGAGGCGGTCGGCGTCGCGCGGCCAGTCCAGCGGGATGCCGTCGACCTCCGAGAGCTGCCAGACGACCCGCCACTCGCCCGACTCGCCGCGGTGGAGTTCGACGACGCGGTCGTTCTCGCTGTCAGCGACGACCACCGCGCCGTCACCGACCCAGTGGGGGTTGTGCTGCTGATTCAGCACGTCCGGGTCGCGGTCCTCGTTGATGACCTCGACGACGCCGACCTCGTTCGTCTCCGGATTCCGTTCGAGGACCAGAAGCTGGTTCGTGTTCCGGACGGAGACGAGATAGCGGTTCTCGCCGATGAAATCGACGTCGTTGATGTGGAGCCAGTCCTCCCTCGTGGGGTCCGCCGGCGCGTCGTAGAACTCGCTAGCGTTCCACGTCCACGAGCGTTCTCCGGACCTCATGTCGACGGCGAAGATGCTCTCGTACTCCATATCCGCGACTAACAGCTCTCCGGAGGGGAGAAACTCCGCGTCGTGGACCTCGCTGTCCTTCCGCGTTCGGATCGGATAGCTCCACTCAGCGACGACTCGCGGCTCCGGCTTCGTTTCGATGATACGGACCCCGGTGCGCTTACACGGCGGCTCGAACCGACCGCACCGCTCGAAGCCGCTCTTCGTGTACGTGGCGAGCACCGAGCCGTTCTCGAGGTAGCTGACGTCGAGGTAGCTTATCGCGTCCCCCATCGTCCACAGCGCGGTGCCGTTCGCGTCGAGTTCGGTCACGTTGCCGGTCGGGCCGGGCCCCTGGACGCCGACGAGCGTCGTCATCTCTCCGTCGGCGTCGGCGGTGAGAGCCGTCGTGTCCTTCGAGAGCGCCCAGCTCCCACCAAACGTCAGAACGAGGAGTAACGACGCGGTGACGAGGAGGGCTGCTCCGCGACGACGGTGATCGCTCAGCGAACCCATCGCCACCGACCGCGCTCGCGACTCTCGGTTTCGGTACGGACGTCAGGCGGGCCGTCACGTGCTTCGGAGTTCGACATCACATTACAGAATAACACCAGCATTAGCCGTATAAATATAATCCACATTCTCTCCCGCTGACGAGCTTCGGTTCGCCGCGGCAGACGCGTCGGGACTGGGCCGAGCGCGGCGTTTCGGGACGTGACGTTCGGGAGGCGATGTCAGAGCAAGTCGTCCGGGTCGTATTTCTCGCGCATCCGCGCGGCCTCCGTCGCGTAGGCCTCCCGGGTGTCGGCGTCGTCGACGCGGCCCAAACTACCTGGCTTCGCGTCGACGGCGGCGGTCGTGTCGCGCGCGTCGCCGAAACTCGTGAGCGCGCGCTCTTTTCTCAGGTAATGTGACCCATCGGGCGTCGCGTAGACGAGGATGATGATGTTCTGCTCGTCGTCGGAGTAGGTGCGCTCGACGAGCCACACTCGGACGGCGTCGTCTCCGGTGTTCTCGGAGTCGTCGGCGTCAGTGACGCTCATCGGCGCGTGCTACGTCCTCCGGCCGGAAGTGAGTTGCTCGGCACATCCATCCGCTCAGAGCACCCCGAATCCGAACATCGGGCCGAACACGAGATGGATGCCAACGCCGACGACGAGCGCGGGAATCGTCGTGTAGATGCTGGCGACGACGGCCGCCTTCTTGTCGATGGCGATGAGCGGGAACAGCGCGTCGCCGTCCTGGCTGATAGCGTTCGCCGTCAGCGCCGAGAACGGAATCGCGCCCTCGGCGTACGCCGTCGCGAGCAGGATCTGCGGGCCGCAGCCGGGAATCAGTCCGACGGCGGCCGCGCCGATGGGCGCGAGCACGCCTGCGGCGGCGGCGAACACCTGCAGGTCGACGCCGGTCAGGATGAGACCGTACTCGTACAGCAGGTACGCTGCGATGACCCAGACGGTGACGAACGACGTCTCCATCGCTGCGTGGGTCAGCGTCTCGTAGACGTTCCCGAACGTGTCGCGGGCCTTCCCCACGTGGCCGTGGCCGACGTATCGGCGGCCGACGAAGTAGAGGTAAAACGACAGCGTCGTACCGACGAGGCCGAAGACGGTGAACGCGCCCGCGAAGCTCGCGTCGGCGACCATCGGCACGTCGGGCGCGCCGCGGACGAGGTAGAGCACGCCCGCGGCGAGACCGCCGGCGGCGGCGACCCACCAGACCGCGAGCGCCGCTTGACTCACGCGACGGAGTATCGGCGCGTCACGAACGCTACCGTCGACTTCGCAGCCCTGGGCGTCCTCGTAGTGGTGGACCTGACTGCCGACGGCGGGCGCGGCGACGCCGCCGTCGGTCATCGTCCGGCCCACACGGGCCACCGCGCGGTCGATTCGGTCGACGCCCATCCCGAAGCGGTCGATACCGTAGCCGAAGACGACCGCGGAGACGAAGGCGAGACCGTAGGCGTACAGTCCCGCCTCGGGGGCGAGCGCGATGATGACGAACGCCGAGTCGCCCGCCGTGGCGACGAGCGTCGCGACGACCGTCCCGAAGGAGACGCTGCCGCGGACGTACAGCGGCATCATCACGATAGCGCCGCCGCAACCGGGAGTCAGTCCCATCAGCGCGCCGACGAGCGGTTGGTACTTCTTCTCGGATTCGAGGCGTTCGACGAGTCGGCCGTCGGTTCGGTACTGGACGTAACTGAACAGGAGCACGGTGACTGCGACGAACGCGCTCACCTGCACGAAGCCGTCGCGGACCGACCCGAGGAGGATGTCGAACAGTTCGTTCGGTAGACCGGTCTGTGCGAAGGAGACGAACTCACCCATCGCTCGGCCACCCTAGATTAGACATATCTAATTCTCTCTTTAGCCTCTCACAATATATATCTTCGTGTTACGTCGTGTCAGCGGTCACGTCGGCGACGGTGGCGGCGGCGTGCTCGCGGAGCGACTCCGGTGTGAGCGAAAAGACGGCGCTCGGCGTTCCGGCGGCGGCCCACACCGTCTCGTACTCGGTGAGCGTGGGGTCCAAAAGCGTCCGGACCTCCGAGTCGTGACAGAACGGCGGGACGCCACCGATCGCCCAGCCGATTCGTTCGCGAATCGTCTCGGGGTCCGCCATCGAGACGGCGTCGGCGGGGACGCCGAGTTCGTCGGCCAACGCCGCCTCGTCGACGCGGTTCGCGCCGCTCGTGATGGCGACGACGAGCGTCTCCTCGGCGTCTCCGTTCGCGGCGGAGAAGACGAGGCTACTGGCTATCTGCCCCACCTCGCAGCCGACGGCGTCGGCGGCGTCGGCGGCGGTTTTCGTTCCTTCGGGAAACTCGCGGACGGTTACGTCGAGGTCGTACGCGTCGGCGGCGCGTTCGGTGAACGCCTGTGCGCGAGGATGCATGGGCACCGAT from Haloprofundus halobius includes:
- a CDS encoding aryl-sulfate sulfotransferase, whose translation is MGSLSDHRRRGAALLVTASLLLVLTFGGSWALSKDTTALTADADGEMTTLVGVQGPGPTGNVTELDANGTALWTMGDAISYLDVSYLENGSVLATYTKSGFERCGRFEPPCKRTGVRIIETKPEPRVVAEWSYPIRTRKDSEVHDAEFLPSGELLVADMEYESIFAVDMRSGERSWTWNASEFYDAPADPTREDWLHINDVDFIGENRYLVSVRNTNQLLVLERNPETNEVGVVEVINEDRDPDVLNQQHNPHWVGDGAVVVADSENDRVVELHRGESGEWRVVWQLSEVDGIPLDWPRDADRLPNGNTLITDSRNDRVVEVSREGDVVASYTVQSLPYEADRVSVGESGGEPYDVSGDDVGDESPQSRDVPVLSLLLDSLHHVLPVPYWLSELHLAAAFLAVGLSGWGTRLLLRG
- a CDS encoding putative manganese transporter codes for the protein MGEFVSFAQTGLPNELFDILLGSVRDGFVQVSAFVAVTVLLFSYVQYRTDGRLVERLESEKKYQPLVGALMGLTPGCGGAIVMMPLYVRGSVSFGTVVATLVATAGDSAFVIIALAPEAGLYAYGLAFVSAVVFGYGIDRFGMGVDRIDRAVARVGRTMTDGGVAAPAVGSQVHHYEDAQGCEVDGSVRDAPILRRVSQAALAVWWVAAAGGLAAGVLYLVRGAPDVPMVADASFAGAFTVFGLVGTTLSFYLYFVGRRYVGHGHVGKARDTFGNVYETLTHAAMETSFVTVWVIAAYLLYEYGLILTGVDLQVFAAAAGVLAPIGAAAVGLIPGCGPQILLATAYAEGAIPFSALTANAISQDGDALFPLIAIDKKAAVVASIYTTIPALVVGVGIHLVFGPMFGFGVL
- a CDS encoding YbaK/EbsC family protein — encoded protein: MHPRAQAFTERAADAYDLDVTVREFPEGTKTAADAADAVGCEVGQIASSLVFSAANGDAEETLVVAITSGANRVDEAALADELGVPADAVSMADPETIRERIGWAIGGVPPFCHDSEVRTLLDPTLTEYETVWAAAGTPSAVFSLTPESLREHAAATVADVTADTT